The following are encoded in a window of Thermoanaerobacter ethanolicus JW 200 genomic DNA:
- a CDS encoding sigma-54 interaction domain-containing protein, translating into MGKNVGKSFLFSEKMEFLFESVFDKLPIAFDILDAEGNIRMMNKTFLDFLGLEKEKVINRYVLDVDRNSRFPLVLKTGQNEIAYRHKFANGKEAIVHRIAIKDGDEVIGGFGMILFEDLNELRKLIEKNRLLETELNHYKKTLRKIRGARYSWENIVGKSDAIIECKKKAIKMASMDSNILIYGESGVGKELFAQAIHNSSSRRDYPFVTVNCAAIPEQLMESELFGYEEGAFTGAQKGGKIGKFELANHGTIFLDEIGDMPYTMQAKLLRVLQEGEIERVGGKEPIRVDVRVISATNKDLTKLIKEGKFRSDLFYRINVLMLNVPPLRERKGDIPLLIDHFLYLLAQNSGIYKKVSKEVYDILEKYDWPGNIRELRNAVERMVVNSEGDTIRKTDIPLYILNKEIPIRKNGSGLQQMLEEFEEKIILETLKECNYNKSQAAEILKIPRSRLYRKLKKFNILEDNEVK; encoded by the coding sequence TTTTTGACAAACTGCCAATTGCTTTTGATATACTTGATGCAGAAGGTAATATAAGAATGATGAATAAAACGTTTTTAGATTTTTTAGGCTTGGAAAAAGAAAAAGTTATTAACAGATACGTATTGGACGTTGATCGAAACTCGCGATTTCCTCTTGTTTTGAAAACAGGCCAGAACGAGATTGCCTATAGACATAAGTTTGCCAATGGAAAAGAAGCTATTGTGCATAGAATTGCGATAAAAGATGGCGACGAGGTTATTGGCGGTTTTGGAATGATTTTGTTTGAGGATTTAAATGAACTTAGAAAACTCATAGAAAAAAACAGGCTTTTAGAGACTGAACTTAATCACTATAAAAAAACATTAAGAAAAATTCGTGGTGCCAGGTATTCATGGGAGAATATTGTTGGAAAAAGTGATGCAATAATTGAGTGTAAGAAAAAAGCTATAAAAATGGCTAGTATGGATTCCAATATTCTTATATATGGAGAAAGTGGGGTAGGGAAAGAACTTTTTGCTCAGGCAATCCACAATTCAAGTAGCAGAAGAGATTATCCCTTTGTAACTGTAAATTGTGCTGCTATACCAGAGCAGTTAATGGAATCAGAGCTATTTGGTTATGAAGAAGGCGCTTTTACAGGAGCTCAAAAAGGCGGTAAAATAGGTAAGTTCGAGCTTGCAAATCATGGTACTATCTTTTTAGATGAAATAGGTGATATGCCGTATACAATGCAAGCAAAACTTTTAAGAGTGCTTCAAGAAGGAGAAATCGAAAGAGTAGGTGGCAAAGAACCTATTAGAGTTGATGTACGCGTAATATCAGCGACAAACAAAGACCTTACAAAACTTATTAAAGAAGGCAAATTTAGGAGTGATTTGTTTTACAGAATAAATGTATTAATGCTTAATGTTCCACCATTGCGTGAAAGAAAAGGAGATATTCCACTTTTGATAGATCATTTTTTGTACCTTTTGGCTCAGAATTCTGGAATATACAAAAAAGTTTCTAAGGAAGTGTATGATATTTTGGAGAAATATGATTGGCCAGGCAACATAAGGGAACTTAGAAATGCAGTTGAGCGAATGGTTGTCAATTCGGAAGGTGATACAATTAGGAAAACAGACATTCCTCTTTATATTCTAAACAAAGAGATACCCATAAGGAAGAATGGGTCGGGACTTCAGCAAATGCTTGAAGAATTTGAAGAGAAGATAATCCTTGAGACTTTAAAAGAGTGTAACTATAATAAATCACAAGCAGCAGAAATATTAAAAATACCAAGGTCAAGACTTTATCGGAAGCTAAAAAAGTTTAATATTCTCGAAGATAATGAAGTAAAATGA
- a CDS encoding MaoC family dehydratase, with protein sequence MGKTINELKIGDKDYFEKTITETDVYLYAGITGDFNPAHINQVASEKTMFKGRIAHGMLTAGLISAVLGTKLPGPGTIYLGQELKFTKPVRIGDTIKAEVEVVEIIPEKNRVKLKTICTNQNNEVVLEGMATVLAPKE encoded by the coding sequence ATGGGGAAAACGATTAATGAATTAAAAATTGGTGACAAAGACTATTTTGAGAAAACAATTACAGAAACAGATGTATATTTATATGCTGGGATTACAGGTGATTTTAATCCTGCCCATATTAATCAGGTAGCATCTGAAAAAACGATGTTTAAGGGAAGGATAGCTCACGGAATGTTGACAGCGGGGTTAATTTCTGCTGTTTTGGGTACTAAGTTACCAGGACCGGGAACTATTTATCTTGGTCAAGAATTGAAGTTTACAAAACCTGTAAGGATTGGCGATACAATCAAAGCTGAGGTAGAAGTAGTAGAAATCATCCCTGAAAAAAATCGAGTTAAATTAAAAACAATATGTACAAATCAAAATAACGAAGTTGTACTGGAGGGTATGGCGACAGTACTTGCACCAAAGGAGTAA
- a CDS encoding branched-chain amino acid ABC transporter permease — protein sequence MLLQQLISGFATGGLYALAALGLVLIYKTSDVVNFAQGEMAMFSTFIAYTTMTSYGMSYWEAFILALLFASVLGFIVERFFIRPIQNAPVLSLLIVTLGLMMIVNGIAGWAFGFETHSFPAIVGGELKIFGAVISKSNLLTLVITVFIMGILFYMLKYALAGIAIRATSENPTIARLMGIAVNHVYSITWVVSSILGAIAGMFIAPTTFLDVNMMSSVLLKAFTAAVLGGFTTFVGPVVGGLILGVLENIASGYISAQLSSTFAFALIVIMLWIKPTGLVGQKVGKKV from the coding sequence ATGTTATTGCAACAATTAATAAGCGGTTTTGCTACAGGTGGATTATATGCATTAGCAGCATTAGGTCTCGTATTGATATACAAAACTTCTGATGTAGTAAATTTCGCACAGGGCGAAATGGCGATGTTTTCTACTTTTATTGCATATACAACTATGACATCCTATGGTATGTCTTATTGGGAAGCTTTTATATTGGCACTTTTGTTTGCGTCAGTTTTAGGATTTATCGTAGAAAGATTTTTCATAAGACCTATACAAAATGCTCCAGTTTTAAGTCTTTTAATTGTGACATTAGGTCTTATGATGATTGTAAATGGTATAGCAGGATGGGCATTTGGTTTTGAGACTCATAGTTTTCCAGCAATTGTCGGGGGGGAATTAAAAATTTTTGGTGCAGTGATATCAAAGTCAAATCTTTTGACATTAGTTATTACAGTATTTATAATGGGAATTTTGTTTTATATGTTGAAATATGCTCTTGCTGGAATTGCTATAAGGGCTACATCAGAAAATCCAACTATTGCAAGGTTAATGGGTATTGCTGTTAATCATGTTTATTCTATTACTTGGGTTGTAAGTTCTATACTTGGTGCAATTGCAGGTATGTTCATAGCCCCAACTACATTTCTTGATGTAAATATGATGTCTTCTGTGTTGCTAAAGGCATTTACTGCTGCAGTTTTAGGAGGATTTACAACTTTTGTGGGGCCTGTAGTAGGAGGGTTAATACTTGGAGTGTTAGAAAACATTGCAAGTGGCTATATTTCTGCGCAACTGAGTTCGACATTTGCGTTTGCTCTTATAGTTATAATGCTATGGATTAAGCCTACGGGACTTGTTGGCCAAAAAGTGGGAAAGAAGGTGTAA
- a CDS encoding branched-chain amino acid ABC transporter permease — protein sequence MNAKKYISWIVLILIATLIPPILNLPGSLQYLLDLSLIYAIVAIGLNLLMGYAGQISLGHGAFLAVGAYTSAYLTLTLHVPFFIALILSGLITGIVGILLGIPALKLEGNYLAIATLGFGVAVTQIFAIWTSFTGGFSGIKPLKPELFGFKFNSYLSYYYIILILTIVLVILTWNIIRTKVGRSLMAMRDSEIAAKAMGINVSYYKTLAFGLSAFYTGIAGSLYAHLLGFMTPYDYAFSIGMSLNFLAMIVIGGIGTISGSIIGAIIMTWIPQITSNLPIKSLSQIITGAIIIAVVIFYPNGIAYAGARLKDKFERLFAKHQEKIVVKIEK from the coding sequence ATGAATGCAAAAAAATACATCTCATGGATAGTTCTAATTTTAATTGCTACATTAATTCCACCTATATTAAATTTACCGGGTAGCCTTCAGTATCTTTTAGATTTGTCGCTTATATATGCAATTGTCGCAATAGGCCTTAATCTTCTAATGGGTTATGCAGGACAGATATCCTTGGGACATGGTGCTTTTTTGGCTGTTGGTGCTTATACTTCAGCATATTTAACACTTACACTTCATGTGCCATTTTTTATAGCACTTATATTATCAGGTTTAATAACAGGTATTGTGGGGATTCTTTTAGGAATTCCTGCACTGAAGTTGGAAGGGAATTATTTAGCGATAGCTACTCTTGGATTTGGTGTAGCTGTAACACAAATTTTTGCTATATGGACAAGTTTTACTGGTGGTTTTTCAGGTATAAAACCATTGAAACCTGAATTATTTGGTTTTAAGTTTAATTCGTATCTAAGTTATTACTATATTATCTTAATTTTAACTATTGTTCTTGTAATATTGACTTGGAATATTATAAGGACAAAAGTGGGCAGAAGCCTAATGGCTATGAGAGACAGTGAAATTGCTGCAAAGGCAATGGGAATAAATGTTTCGTATTATAAAACATTAGCTTTTGGATTAAGCGCATTTTATACAGGAATTGCAGGAAGCCTTTATGCTCACCTGCTTGGTTTTATGACTCCTTATGATTATGCATTCAGCATAGGGATGTCTCTTAATTTTCTTGCAATGATTGTTATAGGCGGGATAGGAACAATAAGTGGGTCCATAATTGGGGCAATAATTATGACGTGGATTCCACAGATTACCTCCAATTTACCCATAAAAAGTTTATCGCAAATTATTACAGGTGCAATTATAATAGCCGTCGTAATCTTTTATCCAAACGGTATAGCATATGCGGGAGCTAGACTAAAAGATAAATTTGAGAGATTATTTGCGAAGCACCAAGAAAAAATCGTAGTTAAGATAGAGAAGTGA